GCTTCGTGTGGTCCGCTATGACGACGTACACCTCGCTGTGGAGGGCGAGTATCTTCTCCCTGAGCAGGGCCCCTCCCCCTCCCTTCAGGAGGTTCAGCTCCCCATCCACCTCATCCGCGCCGTCCACGGTAAGCTCCGGCCTCCCCTCATCGGGATGCACGACCCTGAGGCCCATCCCCCTGGCCACCCTCTCTATCTGACTCGAGGAGGGGATCACCAAGAGCCTCCCAGCGTGATCCGATCTGGCAAGCTCCTCGACGAAGACGGCCACCGTGGAGCCGGATCCCAACCCGAGGACCTCAACCCCTTCTACGAGCTTCAAGGCCTCCCTAGCCACGATCCTCTTCTCCAATTCAACGTCAGACATTCAGCTCACCACTATCTCCACAACATCCCCGTCCTCGAGCAGGAAATCCGGTCCCACCTTCATGGGCGAGTAGGGGAGCCTTCCGGACCACACCTTGGCGTACCTGAACCTCTCCTTGAAGGATTCATGTATGAACTCCGCCAAATCGATGACGCTGGAGTTCCTTGGGAGTATGACCGCCCTCTCCGACGGGAGTCTCTCGTTCTTGGATTTCGTGAACACCCTTATGAGTCCCAGCTCCCTGAGTATCATCTCACCCAGCTCATCCCTCGACGGGAGTTGCGTAGGCGATGCCACGACCCCGATCACCTTACTCTCATACCTCCTCCTCACCTCATCGACTACGCTAGGATCCTCCAGCATATCGGATTTCGTGAGGAATATTATCGCTGGTTTGTAGCTTTTCTCCCCGAATATCGCCTCCTCAACATCATCCATCGTGACTGAACCCTCTATCTCGACCCAGGCCCTGTCTATCCCGAACTGTAGGAGCAACTCCCTGACCTCCCTCTCGGAGCAGTCAACCAGCCTCCCCTTGTTTATTATTATGAGTGCGGGCGCCGCCCTGCTCCTCTTTATCCTGACCCTACCGGCCGGCCTCTCGAAGGATATCTCCCTGGACTCCAAGAAGCCGAATATCGTCTCCAGGGATCCGATCGGATCCTCCACCGAGCTGACAGTTATCCCCAGCACATCTGAGTTCTTCGCCAGAGCAATAGCTAGATTAGTGGGACCGCCCTGCGCCTCCGGTATCAGGGGAGGCGCCTCAACCACCTGGACCTGAGCCCCCCGGAAGTCCATCATCCCCTCAACCGGCCTCATCGTTGTGAAGGGTTTTGGGGATATCTCGGGCCTGGCGTTCGTCAGCCTCGCCAGCAGGGTGCTCCTACCTGAGTTAGTGAATCCCACCAGCACCATCTGGGCTGCCCCCCTCTTCTCAACCATCAAAGAGACTCCCTTGGACTTCTTAGCGTATCTCTTCCTCTCTATCTCCTCTTTCAGTTCTGCCATCCTCCTCTTGATGAACTTCTCCATCTTCTCCGTTCCCTTGTGCTTTGGTATCAGCGAGTAGAACTCCCTGAGCTTCTGCAACTTCTCCTCCGGCGTTTTAGCCTTGGAGTACTCCTCCCACTTGGCCTGGGCTTCGGGTGGGAGGTTAGTGGGCATCCTCTCCCTTCCTCCTCTTATCCTTCACCTCCACTATTTCCCCGAGAGTGATTCCCCTGTGGGTCAGCTGCGGCGCTGAGCTGGTCACCTCCACCCTCTCGGGACTCCTCTGCACTATAGACACTTCTAGAAGTTTCTCTATGTTCCTAGCCAGCTCATAGCTCGGGACTACTTTTTCGGATTCTATGTTCCTGAGGAGGGATGCTTTTATGTTAAGGGAGGCGGCGACCTGCTCTATGGATAGTCCCAGCGATTCCCTAGCTTCCCTTATCCTCTTACCGTAATCCTCCACTAGCTCGATCTCCCCCTCCCTTCTCCCTCTCCTCGGGGGAGGGGCCTCCTTGGGGGGGCCCTTGGGCTGCTTGACGCGAGCCGTCCTCACCTCCACCTGAGGTTCCGGGGTTCTCTCCTCGTTCTTCTTACCCCTCCTCACCTTCTTCGCGCATCCAGCGCACAAGGATGCCTTATATCCGTCCAAGTCGACCACGACGGGCTTCCCGTAGAAGGTCCCCCCGCAGAGCTCGCACACATAGAGCTCCCCTGACAAACCCACCAACTCCCGGGTGACAATAGGAAAGCTTTAGATTAACCTTTGGGTCAGCTGGCCCGATGAGGAGGATAAAGCCAAGGGACTTGGATAGGATGATGAAGAGCATGGGGATCCAAGTTGAGAGCATAGAGGCCGCAGAGGTTCTGATAAAGCTCGTTTCAGGGGATTCTATAGTGATAAGGGATCCTCAGGTCTCCCTGATGAGGGTGGGAGGCGAGGAGATATATCAGGTGATGGGAAGGTCCGAGAGGCTGGGCGCCGCGGGGCAGCCTTACTCACCCTCCGATGAGGACGTCAGCCTGGTGGCTTCGCAGGCCGGAGTGGATCCGGAGACCGCGAGGAGGGCCCTCATGGAGACAGGTGGGGATCTGGCGGAGGCCATAATAAGGCTGAAGGAGGGTAGGATTTGAGCCTGAGGAGACTTTGGGCCGTCTGGAGGATGCCTTACATAAAACTGCTGGCCAGTGAGGGGGAGAAGGAGTGCATCTTCTGCACGCTCCCCAGGGAGGGAAGGGAAAGGGATAGGGACAACCTGATACTCTACAGATCCAAGTTCTCGTTCATCATGCTCAACAAGTACCCCTACAACCCGGGACATCTCATGGTGGCCCCCTACAGGCACGTGGCCAACTTGGATGAGCTTGATGAGGAGGAGACCGCGGATATTATGGAACTCCTTAAGCTCTCGGTGAGGGTGCTTAAGAGGGCGATGAGCCCGGATGGATTCAACATAGGCATGAACATCGGTAAGGCTGCCGGCGCCGGTTTCGAGGGGCATATACACATACACGTCGTCCCTAGGTGGGTTGGGGACGCGAACTTCATGCCAATACTGGGCAATACCAAGGTAATCAGCGAGGCCCTCTCCAACACCTACGATGAGCTAAGGAGGGTGCTGGACGGTATCGAGGAGATCCAGTAATCTTTATTTATTGAGGGAACGGTTGAACCTGGGCCGTGGTCTAGCTGGGTAGGATGCCGGCCTTGGGAGCCGGAGGTCCCGGGTTCAAATCCCGGCGGCCCCATCGGGTGAAGTGGAGCTTTTATCGGAGGATCCTGAAATGAGGCGACACCAGCGAGGTGAGGGTCCTCCGCGGCCATTGCCCTGAGCGTCCCAATCGTCCATTCATGAACACATGGGACGGCACCCGGATGGAAAAGCTTATTTGATTTCACTGCGAATAGTATTCAGTGGAGCCCCGGGCGGGATTCGAACCCGCGACCTGCCGCTTACGAGGCGGCCGCTCCGACCGGGCTGAGCTACCGGGGCCCTGATGAGGGGGGTATCCTCCTAAATAAACTTTGAGGCTCGGATGATGGATATGGTGGACGATGAGCTGATAGTCCTAGCGTTGGCCGTGATAACCAAGGACTTGGAACTAGCCAGGAGAATCGTGGAGGAAGCGAAGGAAGGCGTGATAGAGGAGGGGGAGATGCAGGAGATACTGAAACTCTCCGTGACGAACCTGAGGGTGATGCTATATCAGATGCAGGACTCTAACCTGGTCGTTCAGCTCGGAGCGAAGGAAGACGGTAACGGGAACTATCTATCTTTCTGGAGGATAAACAAGGACGTCGCTAGATCCTTCCTGATAAGGAGGCTGATGAGGACGAAGAGTGAACTGATCAGGAGGAAGGAGGAGGAGCTCTCCGGTGAGTACTATGTTTGCGCAGCCGATCCATCTCACGCCAGGCTGAGCTTCGATGAGGTCCTCAGGAGCATGACTGAGGGATCTCCCACGTGCCCCGTGTGCGGGGCGATGCTGGAGCCAGTGAACAGGGAGAAGGTGGCGGATCTGATAGACTCCATGGTGAGGCTGATAGACGATGCCATAAGAGCTTTGGAAGAAGGATGATAGAATTGACAAGGGATTTCTTCATCCAGGAAAGGCTCTTGAAAGGAATCAGGGCGGATCCTTTCTTGGAGGAGCTCGGATGGGAGATCATGCACAGGTTGAGCGGTATGGAGATAGACTCACTGGATCTGGACATTGAGGAGGACGGCTGGGTGAGGGTAAGGGTGAGTGGGAAGGATGAGGGGATCGCTGAGAACCTGCTCTGCAGGGTTTACGGGAGGCTGAAGAGGGCCGCTGACGTTAAGACCGGGGAGCTCTTCAAAGGATTCATCACAGATCTCGGGAAATATGGTTATGGAATTTATTTTAAGGCATTTTTAGATAAAAAAGATGGACTCTATCCTCTCTATGAGGTGAGGAGGCAATGGGTGGATGGAAGGAGGCTCCCCCTCAGGAGAATAGCCAAGCTCTACGGCCTGATAGACGGTCTTTCCATGGAGCTATCCCTGATGAAGCGTGATGAGAAGGGGATATACGTCTCGATATCTCCCAGACAGGTTCAAACCATAAGGAGCTTGGTCAGGAGGGGAAGGGACATACTCTTCATAGTTGGAGCGACCCCAAAGCAGGTGAGGAGGGCTCTGATTAAGACGGGGCACTCTAGGGACGTGTCCTTGACTAGAACATCGTTCCTTTCATTCATGCTCGTGTGCAAGCCCGGCACACAGGCGAGGGGTCTCATACCCAGACTGGGGCCCCATCTCCCGGGCGCGGGTCTCTCGGCCATCCACTCGGATGAGCTCGGTGAGCTGCGGGGGGCAACTTTTTAAATCCTCCTCCTCCCTAGTAGGGGAGCCGGGGTGCCCTAGCTCGGTAGGGGGCTGGCCTGCTAAGCCAGTGGCCCATTGGGCCGCGAGGGTTCAAATCCCTCCCCCGGCGCCAGGGCCGGTGGTCTAGAGGCCATGACGCCGCCCTTACGAGGCGGAGGTCGGGGGTTCGATTCCCCCCCGGCCCATGCGGGAGGTAAACATGCCCGTTGAGGAGGGCGGGCTTTACCACAGGGATCCCAGATCCTTCGAGCTCAGAGCGGCCCTTATATACCCGGGACCCTACAAGGTGGCAGTCAGCTCGCTCGGTCATCAGATGCTCTACTTCATGATGAACTCCGTGGATGGTCTCATGGCCGAGAGGTTCGTGACGGACATCAGGGGCTCCGTCGAGAGTGGAAGACCTCTGGAGGATTTCGACGTCATATTGGCGACGCTTCACTTCGAGGGTCAGTATCCAGTCATCCTGAGGATGTTGAATGGTATTAGAAAGCCCGTGATCATTGGAGGACCTGCTGTCAGCTTCAATCCGCTCCCCATGAGTCCATTGGTCTGGGCCGTCGGCATGGGGGACGCTGAGGGACTTGTCGAGGAGATCCTAGTTATGCTGAAGGAGCATGGCCCTGAGGGAGTATCCCACCCCTCCCTCTTCCTCTACGAGCGGAGGAATAGGGTGAGGCTCAACAGGTCCCCCGAGATCCGGCCGCTGTACAATCAGCTGAGGGTCTTGGAGGGAGGTCGAGTCACCAACAAGTTCCTCTTGGAGATCTCGAGGGGGTGCAACTGGGGTTGCAGGTTCTGCGGGATAGGATGGCACTGGAGACCCCGCGTGGACATGAGAACAGCTCAGCTCATCGAGGCCCTTGACTCGGCCCAGGAGCAGGGGTTCAGGGAGGTCTACATCATAGGATCAGATGCCGCCTCCTCCAAGGCCCTGAAGGAGGTTCTCGGGGAGGCCGCAGGCAGGGGGCTCAGGGTGAGCCTGCCCTCCCTCAGGGCCGATCAGGTGGATAGGGAGTTGCTTGACCTGATCAGGGAGACCGGGGAGAGGATGATAACCCTGGCTCCCGAGACCGGAAGCGATAGGATGAAGGAGGTCATCAACAAGAGGATGGAAAATGATGATGTGCTGAGGGCCGTGGAGGAAGCGAGGGATCTCGGCTTCAAGCGTGTGAAGCTCTACTTCATGGTAGGCCTCCCCTTCGAGCGTGAGAGCGACGTGATTGAATCAGCTGAACTGGCTAGGAGGGTCAATCGGATGATGAGCTGCAAGGTCTCCCTCAGCCTATTCGTCCCAAAGGCTGGGACGCCCTTCGAGAGGGCTCCCTTGCTCGGGGAGGGGGAGTTCAGGAGGAGGGTTTCCCTATTCAAGAGAAACTTCCGTGGGGAGCTCAATGTCTCGCATTACGGGAGGGCGTACGTTCAGGCCATCCTATCCCTAGGAGGCTTCGAGATAGGAGACCTCCTGAGGAGGGCGTTCAGGAGACCCTTCAATAGGAGCGTGTACGAGGGCCTGGCCAGGGAGCTGGGCATAGATGTTGGTAAAATCGTTTACGGTGAGAGGGAGACACCCTGGTGGGACTACGTGAGCGCTGGAGTGGGGAGGCAGGTGATGATCAGGGAGTTCGAGAGATCGCGCGCCGCGGGCTCGGGGACTTGAGGAGAGCGCATTTCCACAACTCGGATAGGGTGATCTGGTCTGCGATCCCCTGCCCCTGAGGGAAAGCCTGTTAGGACGATCGAACTGGAATAAAATTTCTTGCCTCTCCGATGGAAGCATCAAAGATATTTTTATAAATTCCCCCCGTCCAGCCCCTGGAGGTGCTCGCATGCCCAGCTACATCTACATCGTGCTGTACAAGCTCAAGGAGTTGAGCAGGGATGAGGAGGAGAGGGCCAGGATGCAGTGGGAGGACCTGATGAGGGAGTGGCCACCGGAGGTGAGGCTCATAGGAGTTTACGATCACGCCTGGGGAACTGAGTACAACGGCGTCATGATACTGGAGTCGGATAGCATGGACTCGTTCACCAGGTTCTGGAAGTGGTTCAGGGATAAGGTGAGGTGGTACGTCCCGGAGACCAGGACCATAATAGCTACAAAGAGGTAGCCCCTAACGTACGATGAAGAACCCTCATCGCCTCCAGCCTCCAGATACTTCTCTCGATAATTTTTCTCATGAGAAAGAGCTTCCTCCTAGATACCTCCTTCCATTCAAGGTCTGTGACTGTTCTCAGCAGGATCAGGCCTTCGGGAGGGGCCAGCCCCATCCTCCTCCCCGTCGAGAGCTCGATCAGCCTGCCAACCAGCCTCCTTACCTCGTTCCTCCCGAAGGACCTCCCGTAAACCTTGATGTACGTGAAGTTGTCCCCAGTCTCGACCTCCAGCCTCCTAGCGGAAACTGCCCCGGTCTGATCGGGCCCAAGCGTCTCGAGGAGCTCGTGGACCCTGTCCAGCTTGAAGGGAACCGCGTATAAATAGACCCTCATGGTGGGCTTGGGGACCCTCTCCGAGCTTGCGACTGCCCAGACGGCCAGATCCATGGGGAGCCTCGCGTTGAGGAGGGATGCGTTGGGGGGCGGTCCCCTGTAGAAGGCCACGTTATCCAGAGCCGAGACCCCCCTGTCCGTCCTTGAGGTGAACCTCAGCCTCACCGTTATCCCTTGCTCGGCCAGGGCCTCAGCCAGCGCGGACTCGACCGTGGGCACTCCCCTCTGCCTGACCACACCGTGGTAACTCCACCCCAGGTAGGCGAGCCTGAGCGCTGTTATGCCACTCCCAGCCAAGTCGCCACCACCACCAAGAGAATCCCGGCCCCCAGAGTGGTCAATGCGTAAGCCAGCTTACTTCCCCCGGAGAGGGATCCGAGGTAAGCTCCCATTACAGATAGGAGGATCAGGGCCTCGGCCACGGATGAGAGATAGGAATGCTCGATGTTGAGGAAACCATACCTGCAGAGCTGGAATGGGATTGAGAGGAGCATCACGACGAGGGATGGTACTCCACCGCTCATGAAGGCTATGATGAAGGCCTTCCCCCTCTCAAGTTTACCTATCAAGGTTTCATCTAGCTCCATCAGAACGGCTCTCTCCAGTTCCCTTATCCTGAGCTCCCTCTCAGCCCTCTCCGAGATGTAGGTCCCAATGAACCCGGATAGCAGGATGGATAGGGCTCCCGCGCTTATGAGCCCCACGATTACGGAGGGCTCCGAGACCCCCGTTGAGTAGCTCCCCACTATCACCCCCAGAATCATTAGCACGCTATCG
This window of the Candidatus Korarchaeota archaeon NZ13-K genome carries:
- a CDS encoding HIT domain-containing protein, whose translation is MRRLWAVWRMPYIKLLASEGEKECIFCTLPREGRERDRDNLILYRSKFSFIMLNKYPYNPGHLMVAPYRHVANLDELDEEETADIMELLKLSVRVLKRAMSPDGFNIGMNIGKAAGAGFEGHIHIHVVPRWVGDANFMPILGNTKVISEALSNTYDELRRVLDGIEEIQ
- a CDS encoding radical SAM protein, producing MREVNMPVEEGGLYHRDPRSFELRAALIYPGPYKVAVSSLGHQMLYFMMNSVDGLMAERFVTDIRGSVESGRPLEDFDVILATLHFEGQYPVILRMLNGIRKPVIIGGPAVSFNPLPMSPLVWAVGMGDAEGLVEEILVMLKEHGPEGVSHPSLFLYERRNRVRLNRSPEIRPLYNQLRVLEGGRVTNKFLLEISRGCNWGCRFCGIGWHWRPRVDMRTAQLIEALDSAQEQGFREVYIIGSDAASSKALKEVLGEAAGRGLRVSLPSLRADQVDRELLDLIRETGERMITLAPETGSDRMKEVINKRMENDDVLRAVEEARDLGFKRVKLYFMVGLPFERESDVIESAELARRVNRMMSCKVSLSLFVPKAGTPFERAPLLGEGEFRRRVSLFKRNFRGELNVSHYGRAYVQAILSLGGFEIGDLLRRAFRRPFNRSVYEGLARELGIDVGKIVYGERETPWWDYVSAGVGRQVMIREFERSRAAGSGT
- the nac gene encoding nascent polypeptide-associated complex protein (forms a homodimer; contacts the emerging nascent polypeptide chain on the ribosome; similar to eukaryotic proteins); the protein is MRRIKPRDLDRMMKSMGIQVESIEAAEVLIKLVSGDSIVIRDPQVSLMRVGGEEIYQVMGRSERLGAAGQPYSPSDEDVSLVASQAGVDPETARRALMETGGDLAEAIIRLKEGRI
- a CDS encoding DUF2110 family protein, with amino-acid sequence MIELTRDFFIQERLLKGIRADPFLEELGWEIMHRLSGMEIDSLDLDIEEDGWVRVRVSGKDEGIAENLLCRVYGRLKRAADVKTGELFKGFITDLGKYGYGIYFKAFLDKKDGLYPLYEVRRQWVDGRRLPLRRIAKLYGLIDGLSMELSLMKRDEKGIYVSISPRQVQTIRSLVRRGRDILFIVGATPKQVRRALIKTGHSRDVSLTRTSFLSFMLVCKPGTQARGLIPRLGPHLPGAGLSAIHSDELGELRGATF
- a CDS encoding ribose-5-phosphate isomerase RpiA; its protein translation is MSDVELEKRIVAREALKLVEGVEVLGLGSGSTVAVFVEELARSDHAGRLLVIPSSSQIERVARGMGLRVVHPDEGRPELTVDGADEVDGELNLLKGGGGALLREKILALHSEVYVVIADHTKLVERLCSRRPLPVEVLPYGVSWTIDRLTKEMGCDAELRMAGGSRFVTDNGNLIVDLRCPPLDDPASVERRIKLIPGVMEVGIFSNLADCVLITIGAEVRRLGDCHF
- a CDS encoding TIGR00270 family protein, which encodes MVTRELVGLSGELYVCELCGGTFYGKPVVVDLDGYKASLCAGCAKKVRRGKKNEERTPEPQVEVRTARVKQPKGPPKEAPPPRRGRREGEIELVEDYGKRIREARESLGLSIEQVAASLNIKASLLRNIESEKVVPSYELARNIEKLLEVSIVQRSPERVEVTSSAPQLTHRGITLGEIVEVKDKRRKGEDAH
- a CDS encoding TGS domain-containing protein; its protein translation is MPTNLPPEAQAKWEEYSKAKTPEEKLQKLREFYSLIPKHKGTEKMEKFIKRRMAELKEEIERKRYAKKSKGVSLMVEKRGAAQMVLVGFTNSGRSTLLARLTNARPEISPKPFTTMRPVEGMMDFRGAQVQVVEAPPLIPEAQGGPTNLAIALAKNSDVLGITVSSVEDPIGSLETIFGFLESREISFERPAGRVRIKRSRAAPALIIINKGRLVDCSEREVRELLLQFGIDRAWVEIEGSVTMDDVEEAIFGEKSYKPAIIFLTKSDMLEDPSVVDEVRRRYESKVIGVVASPTQLPSRDELGEMILRELGLIRVFTKSKNERLPSERAVILPRNSSVIDLAEFIHESFKERFRYAKVWSGRLPYSPMKVGPDFLLEDGDVVEIVVS